Part of the Longimicrobiales bacterium genome is shown below.
AGCCGCTGGCGCCGGGGCGCGGCGTCGCGGTCGCGTACGAACTGGTCCGCGAGCGCGTCGCGCCACTGGAGCAGGACCGTGTTCTCGCATCCGACATGATGGCGCTCGAGGCGCTGGTACGCGAAGGTGCTTTCGCGGATATCTGGAGCCGGTTCGGCGACGCATGAGCACGCTCCTCTTCACCGGCGCGGCAGAGATCATCACCAGCACGGCGGCCACCACGGACATCGTGCTGCGGAACGCGTCGCTGCTCGTTGTCGACGGGCACGTGCGCAGCATCGGTGACGTCTCTGCACATGACGTGGCGGATGACGCCATGCACGTGGATTGCTCGGGCTGTGTCATCACTCCGGGCTTCGTGGACTCGCACACGCACGCACTGTTCGGTGGCTGGCGCGCGGCCGAGTACGCGCTGCGCAGCCGTGGGGTTCCGTACATGGAGATCGCGCGACGCGGCGGTGGCATCAACGCATCCGTACGTGACATTCGCGCGCGATCGGAGGAGGAGCTGGTGGAACTCGCGCGTCCGCGCATAGACGCCATGCTGAGCGGAGGCACGACGACCGCCGAGGTGAAGAGCGGATACGGCCTCGACACGGCGAGTGAGCTCAAGCAGCTCCGTGCCATACGCGCGCTCCAGGCTCATACGCCGGTCGAGCTCGTGCCGACGTTCATGGGTGCGCACGAGTTTCCGGACGAGTACCGCGACCGCCGCGACGACTACGTCGACATCGTGGTGAATGAGATGATCCCGGCTGTCGCCGCTGAAGGCCTCGCCGTGTTCTGTGATGTGTTCATGGAGCCGGGCGTCTTCACGGCCGCGCAGACGCGCCGCGTGCTCGAGGCGGGTGCGCGTCACGGGCTCGTACCGAAGCTGCATGCCGATGAGCTTGAGAACTCCGGGGCGGCCGAGCTGGCCGCGGAGCTCGGTGCCGCGTCCGCCGACCACCTGGGTGCCATCAGCGAGACGGGCATCCGGGCGCTGGCTCACTCCGATACGGTGGCGACACTGCTGCCGGCGACGCTGCTGTTTCTGGGCAAGGCCCGGTACGCGCCTGCGCGGCGGCTGATCGATGCGGGCGCGACGATCGCGCTCGCGACCGACTTCAATCCCGGCTCGTCGCCCACGACGAGCATGCAGCTCGTGCTGACGCTCGCATGCTCTCAGATGGGAATGGATCCGCTCGAGGCGATCGTGGCCGCCACCGCGGGCGGCGCTCGGGCGCTCCGACTCACGGATGGGACGGGCACGCTGGCGCCCGGCGCACCTGCGGACATCGCCGTCTGGGACGTTCCGGACCATCGTGAGCTGCCATACCGCTTCGGCGCCACGCCGTTGCGCGGCCTGTGGAAGCGGGGTCTGCGCGTCCGGCCAAGCTTGTGACGACGGATCGGCGCATTTATCTTCGGTTGCCATGAGCACGGCCCGCTTGCTCGAGGCCGTACCGAATTTCAGCGAAGGGCGCGATCCCGCAGTCGTCCTGGCCATCGTCGATGCCATGAGGGCGGAAGGCGCGGAGGTCCTCGACTGGTCCGCGGACGCGGATCATCATCGCTCCGTCGTGACTCTGGTCGGTCCGCCGCACGTCGTGGAAAACGCCGCCGTGGCGGCCGCACGCGTCGCGGTGGAACGCATCGATCTGAACCGTCACCAGGGTGTGCATCCGCGCGTGGGTGCGCTCGATGTGTTGCCGTTCGTGCCCGTGGCCGGCGCCACGATCGCGGATGCGCGAGCCAGCGCCCGCCGCGTCGGCCAGCGTCTCTCCCGGGAGCTTGGCATTCCCGTATACTTCTATGGAGCGGCGTCGGAGCCGCCGGGCCGGCCGCTGTCGGCGCTGCGGAAGGGCGGGTTCGAAACGTTGCGCTCGGCCTGGCCGACCGACCGGCCGGCCGATCTGGTGCCGGACGGCTGGCCGCACAGGGGTGCGCATCCGACGGCGGGCGTGACCTGCGTCGGTGCACGGCCGGTGCTGCTGGCCTGGAACGTGTTCGTCAGCGGCATCGACGATGACACGGCTCGCCGAATTGCACGTTCGCTGCGTGAAACGGAGGGCGGGTTCCTTGGCGTGCGCGCACTCGCGCTGCGCCTGCCCGCCACGAGCCGGTTGCAGATCTCCATGAACGTGGAGAACGTCGAGATGGCGTCGCCCATGGACGTGTTCCGTCGCCTCGAGACGCTCGTCCACGAAGCGGGCGGCGCGGTGGATGAGACGGAGATCATTGGCATGCTGCCGGATCAGCTGCTGTGGGGTGCAGCGGCGGACCGGTTGAAGCTGGCTCCTGACACAGCGAGGCGGCTGCTGTCACGCGGGCTGCTGGATGTACTGACCCGGGAAGGAAGCACGTCGCAGGACGCATGAAGTCCATAAGCAAGCTCAAGGACGAAGCTCGCCGGTACGAGCAGCGCGAGGAGTGGGAGAAGGCCATTCAGGCCTACCTCCAGGTGCTGCGCACGGCCGATGAGGGCGAGACGGAAGTGGAGTTGCCGCTCTACAACCGAGTGGGCGACCTGTGCGTGCGGCTCGGCAAGCCGCAGGAGGCGGTGCGTCATTACGAGCAGGCCGCTGACCGATATTCCGAGGCGGGCCTGTACAACAATGCGATCGCCCTCTGCAACAAGGCCCTGCGCTACAGCCCCGACCGGCTCGAGCTGATCCGGAAGCTGGGTCAGTTCAGCGCGTCGCAGGGGTTCATCACGGACGCCCGCCGCTATTTCCTCGATTACGCCGAGCGCCAGTTCAACGCCGGCAAGGTTACCGAGGCACTGAGCGCGCTCGAGGATTTCGCCAACGTCAGTGACGACGCGGACATTCGGGAGATGCTCGGCCGCCAGCTGCACGCACACGGCCGCATCAACGACGCAGTGGATGAGCTGCGCCGTGCCTACGCACTCCGTGTCCGCGACGGACAGACGGACAAGGCGACGGCGCTGCGCGCGGAGATCCAGGCGCTCGATCCGAACGCGTCGTTCGACAGCGGTGCCGCCGCAGCGCCGACGAGCAGCTCGCGAACGTCACCGACTGTAGAGCTGCCCGGTCTGGTCGATATCGAGCCCGATCGGATGGATAGCCAGGTGGAGGAGAGCAGCCCGAGCGGAGTCGAAGGCTTCGAGTCCGCGTCGTTTGCGGATGAGGAAAGCGGCGACGTCGAGCGGGTGCAGCTCTCGGGTTTCGAGACGACCGGCCAGCCGGACCTGGCAGACATCGATCCCGGCCCGGCCGGCGGCATCGAGGGTCTGGAAACCACGACACTGGATTTCGACGCGGTCGCACCCGGCGCGGCCTCGCTCGAGGACCTCGGCCTCGAGAGGGAAGACAAGACGTTTGACGGATCGGTCGATGACGCAGATGGCGCGTTCGATCTGCCCCTGCTCGATGAGCCGGACGACGAAACCGCGCTCCCGCTGCTCGATGATCCGGACGACGAGGACGTGCCGGCGCGCGACAGCGTGGGAGTCACGGACCTGACCACTCTCGATGCAACCGGTCCCGCCGGTGACGCCGACACTGCACTCGACCTGCCGGAGGACGGCTCGTACGACCTGCCGCTGCTCGGCGACGATGATGAGGCCGAGCCGCTGGCACCTCCGCAGATTGATGACGATGTGCCGCCGGATCTGCCGTCCCCCGATGAGCCTCGGGATTTCGGCCTGGGCGGCGACCTGCCCCTGGACCTGAACTCACTCGGCGGCGCGGGTTCCATGTTCGACCTGCCAGTCTCCGATGAGGACGCCGTACGCAGGCCCGAGCGCGAGACGGGTGAAAGCGCGTTCGACATCCCCGATCTGGATGACGCCCCCGACCTGCCGGGCTGGGAGCCTGAGCCGGGCCCGTCGTTCGATCTCCCCTCGTTCGAGACGGAAGTCCCGCAATTCGAGGAAACCGCGTTCGAGGACGAAGACGAGGAAACGCCGCCAGCCGTCAGGGGGCCCGATCCGGCCAGTCTGGATGCCGGGGCGCCGGTCGCGCCGGCCGCCGACGCGCCCGGGGAGGAGGGGGTCGACATACCTGCGATCGAGCTACCGACCTGGGACACGGGCGTCTGGGACGACGCCAAGTCTGCGGTCAATGAGATGGATGCCGCGGAGTCGGCCGACGAAACCGAACCGTCGTGGGTGGATTCCATTGCCGAGGATGTCGCGGACAGCGGGACGGAGCTGCCGACCTTCTCGTACGAGGACGATACCGAGCTCGCTGCGACGCGGATCGAGGGGGACGCGCAGGATACGACATCGCCAGAGCCGGACGTGGACGTGACCGCAGCCGGAGCGGGCAGCCCTGGAGCGGCTCCGGCAGACGACGTGGACATTGATGACGACCCGCTTGGACTCGCGGCACACCTCGCCGGTCGATCGACTGGTGCGCCGTCACCGACGGAGTCGGCGCCGGCGGCACCGGATGCACAGGCGGAGTCCGACTGGCTCGACGAAATCGCGGCCGATGGGCCGCCCGCGGGTGGCGCTCCGGCGATCGACGACTCGTTCGAAACGGAGCCTGTGCCGGACACCGATGCCGGCGATGACGGTATCGCGGCAGAGGACGCCGGTCGGGCGGGTGCTTCCGCAATCGAGGATCCCGGTGCCGACGCGGGCCGGGCGGCGGAGGCAGCGCGTGAATTGTCAGAGCCACCACCGGAGCCCCCGCCGCCTGTGGCCGAGCGTCCCGCCGCGCCGTCACAGCCGCCCGCAGCTGCTGAGCCGCCCGTACGAACGCGGCTGCCTGCGGCTTCGGCGCCGCCCGCGGGTGCGCCGCGCTCGGGCCCTGAGGACGGCTATGTGGATCTCGGCGCACTGATAGCCGGTGACGGCGAGGAGGAGTCGACGCGGTTCAGGGTCCAGGAGACGGCGCCGACAGGTGACGAGGACCGCGATTTCGCCGAGCTGCTCAGCCAGTTCAAGGCCAAGGTGCATGAGCATCTCCCCGCCGAGGATGCCGCGGCGCACTACGATCTCGGACTGGCGTTCAAGGAGATGGGTCTCATCGATGAAGCGATCGGCGAATTCCAGGTCGCGCTGCGCGCCGGTCACATGCGCCTGCGAGTCTACGAGGAGCTCGGTCAGTGTTTCCTGCAGAAGGAGCAGTTCAACATTGCCGAGAAGGTGCTGAGCCGAGCGCTGACCATGAAGTTCGATGACGAGCTCGAGTTGCTTGGCGTCTACTATCATCTGGGCCGCGCGTACGAGGCCC
Proteins encoded:
- the ftcD gene encoding glutamate formimidoyltransferase: MSTARLLEAVPNFSEGRDPAVVLAIVDAMRAEGAEVLDWSADADHHRSVVTLVGPPHVVENAAVAAARVAVERIDLNRHQGVHPRVGALDVLPFVPVAGATIADARASARRVGQRLSRELGIPVYFYGAASEPPGRPLSALRKGGFETLRSAWPTDRPADLVPDGWPHRGAHPTAGVTCVGARPVLLAWNVFVSGIDDDTARRIARSLRETEGGFLGVRALALRLPATSRLQISMNVENVEMASPMDVFRRLETLVHEAGGAVDETEIIGMLPDQLLWGAAADRLKLAPDTARRLLSRGLLDVLTREGSTSQDA
- a CDS encoding tetratricopeptide repeat protein; this translates as MKSISKLKDEARRYEQREEWEKAIQAYLQVLRTADEGETEVELPLYNRVGDLCVRLGKPQEAVRHYEQAADRYSEAGLYNNAIALCNKALRYSPDRLELIRKLGQFSASQGFITDARRYFLDYAERQFNAGKVTEALSALEDFANVSDDADIREMLGRQLHAHGRINDAVDELRRAYALRVRDGQTDKATALRAEIQALDPNASFDSGAAAAPTSSSRTSPTVELPGLVDIEPDRMDSQVEESSPSGVEGFESASFADEESGDVERVQLSGFETTGQPDLADIDPGPAGGIEGLETTTLDFDAVAPGAASLEDLGLEREDKTFDGSVDDADGAFDLPLLDEPDDETALPLLDDPDDEDVPARDSVGVTDLTTLDATGPAGDADTALDLPEDGSYDLPLLGDDDEAEPLAPPQIDDDVPPDLPSPDEPRDFGLGGDLPLDLNSLGGAGSMFDLPVSDEDAVRRPERETGESAFDIPDLDDAPDLPGWEPEPGPSFDLPSFETEVPQFEETAFEDEDEETPPAVRGPDPASLDAGAPVAPAADAPGEEGVDIPAIELPTWDTGVWDDAKSAVNEMDAAESADETEPSWVDSIAEDVADSGTELPTFSYEDDTELAATRIEGDAQDTTSPEPDVDVTAAGAGSPGAAPADDVDIDDDPLGLAAHLAGRSTGAPSPTESAPAAPDAQAESDWLDEIAADGPPAGGAPAIDDSFETEPVPDTDAGDDGIAAEDAGRAGASAIEDPGADAGRAAEAARELSEPPPEPPPPVAERPAAPSQPPAAAEPPVRTRLPAASAPPAGAPRSGPEDGYVDLGALIAGDGEEESTRFRVQETAPTGDEDRDFAELLSQFKAKVHEHLPAEDAAAHYDLGLAFKEMGLIDEAIGEFQVALRAGHMRLRVYEELGQCFLQKEQFNIAEKVLSRALTMKFDDELELLGVYYHLGRAYEALGRRDQARDAYERVLGMDINFGDVNDRLARL
- the hutI gene encoding imidazolonepropionase — translated: MSTLLFTGAAEIITSTAATTDIVLRNASLLVVDGHVRSIGDVSAHDVADDAMHVDCSGCVITPGFVDSHTHALFGGWRAAEYALRSRGVPYMEIARRGGGINASVRDIRARSEEELVELARPRIDAMLSGGTTTAEVKSGYGLDTASELKQLRAIRALQAHTPVELVPTFMGAHEFPDEYRDRRDDYVDIVVNEMIPAVAAEGLAVFCDVFMEPGVFTAAQTRRVLEAGARHGLVPKLHADELENSGAAELAAELGAASADHLGAISETGIRALAHSDTVATLLPATLLFLGKARYAPARRLIDAGATIALATDFNPGSSPTTSMQLVLTLACSQMGMDPLEAIVAATAGGARALRLTDGTGTLAPGAPADIAVWDVPDHRELPYRFGATPLRGLWKRGLRVRPSL